A window of the Candidatus Bathyarchaeota archaeon genome harbors these coding sequences:
- a CDS encoding DUF3795 domain-containing protein, with protein sequence MKDEHYRYGICGVYCGQCPSGNGRVKMIAGELKRLVDTVRYDWVGHVVKSFKFEEFRKGLEWFANAQCAMCLNGGGAPCENRKCAEEKNLRSCLLCDDYLTCKHTEYHRDWYPFVVENYNRVREVGFEKYLEEEEERSKAGVDLMGHLERRCCKVVKLEE encoded by the coding sequence GTGAAGGATGAACACTACCGATATGGAATATGCGGCGTTTACTGCGGTCAATGCCCTAGCGGAAATGGTAGAGTGAAAATGATTGCGGGGGAATTGAAAAGACTCGTCGACACAGTTCGCTATGATTGGGTTGGGCACGTAGTAAAATCGTTCAAATTTGAAGAGTTCAGAAAAGGCTTAGAGTGGTTTGCTAATGCACAATGCGCTATGTGTCTGAATGGGGGAGGTGCACCTTGCGAAAATAGGAAATGCGCCGAAGAAAAGAATCTTAGAAGCTGTCTTCTTTGCGACGATTACCTTACTTGTAAGCATACGGAATATCATAGAGATTGGTATCCCTTCGTTGTTGAAAACTACAACCGCGTAAGAGAAGTAGGGTTTGAAAAGTATCTTGAAGAGGAAGAGGAAAGAAGCAAGGCAGGCGTCGACTTGATGGGGCATCTAGAAAGAAGATGCTGTAAGGTCGTCAAGCTTGAAGAA